In Juglans regia cultivar Chandler chromosome 5, Walnut 2.0, whole genome shotgun sequence, the following are encoded in one genomic region:
- the LOC109021459 gene encoding transmembrane 9 superfamily member 5 isoform X2, producing the protein MRMIMSFHSKAISLSSISMSKLSQIKLLVILFAALSFTDRSATASPNHHQYNIGDLVPLYVNKVGPLNNPSETYYYYDLPFCRPDPVIQKKESFGEVLNGDRLTNALYELKFRENITGKTLCQKRLRVPEVAKFRDVVSEDFYFQMYFDDLPLWGFIGKVEEESEILVIWNESAAKFENRMDKYTRTSSVPIIRQIHWLSFINSIVIIVLLMGLLALLLMRRLKNDMRKCADGDEEEEDKEVGWKYVHGDVFRRPPNLSLFCAVLGVGTQLLTLVFVLFLLAFLGVLYPYNRGALFTSLVLIYSLSSVVGGYVAASFHNQFAEAGWERSVRLVGILYLGPFVVTASILNTVAISYGATAALPFGTIILILLMCTCVAIPLLAFGGVIGYRFRSEFQAPCATKRFPREIPPLAWYRKTSCQMFIAGLLSLSAIVLELHHLYASMWGYKICTLTSILFITFILVILLTSMLSVGLTYIQLSVEDHEWWWRSMLCGGSPAIFMFGYSIYFYARSNMNSFMQLSFFIGYNACMCYAFFLILGTISFRASLMFVRRIYQAVKSE; encoded by the exons ATGAGAATGATAATGTCATTTCACTCGaaagcaatctctctctcttctatatCTATGTCTAAACTCTCCCAAATCAAGCTCCTGGTGATCCTTTTCGCAGCACTAAGCTTCACAGACCGCTCCGCCACAGCTTCTCCGAATCACCATCAATACAATATAGGAGATCTTGTACCCTTATATGTCAACAAAGTGGGGCCCCTCAACAATCCTAG TGAGACCTACTACTACTATGACTTGCCATTCTGCCGCCCAG ATCCAGTAATCCAGAAGAAGGAATCCTTTGGTGAAGTCTTGAATGGTGATCGTTTGACCAATGctttatatgagttgaaattCCGGGAGAACATAACTGGGAAGACCCTTTGCCAGAAGAGGCTTAGAGTTCCTGAAGTTGCAAAGTTCAGGGATGTTGTCAGCGAAGATTTTTACTTCCAGATGTATTTTGATGATCTTCCATTGTGGGGGTTCATTGGGAAAGTTGAAGAGGAGAGTGAGATTCTGG TTATTTGGAATGAGAGCGCAGCCAAGTTTGAGAACAGGATGGACAAATATACGAGGACTTCATCAGTGCCAATTATCCGCCAAATTCATTGGCTCTCATTCATTAATTCAATTGTTATTATTGTACTCTTGATGGGATTGCTTGCCTTGCTTTTAATGCGGCGTCTCAAGAATGATATGAGAAA GTGTGCCGATGgggacgaagaagaagaagataaggaGGTTGGTTGGAAATATGTTCATGGTGACGTCTTTAGACGTCCTCCCAATTTGTCCTTGTTTTGTGCTGTCTTGGGTGTGGGTACCCAGCTGCTAACCCT GGTTTTTGTCTTATTCTTATTGGCATTTCTTGGTGTCCTCTATCCTTACAATCGTGGAGCTTTGTTCACATCTCTCGTCTTGATATATTCACTTTCATCTGTGGTTGGTGGGTACGTTGCTGCTTCTTTCCACAATCAATTTGCTGAGGCTGGATGG GAAAGGAGTGTTCGTCTTGTTGGGATTCTGTATCTGGGTCCGTTTGTTGTGACAGCATCTATTCTTAATACAGTTGCCATATCTTATGGAGCCACAGCCGCACTTCCATTTGGCACCATTATATTGATTCTTCTTATGTGTACATGCGTTGCTATTCCATTACTTGCCTTCGGTGGGGTGATTGGATATCGTTTTAGATCTGAATTTCAAGCACCTTGTGCCACAAAGCGATTCCCCCGAGAGATTCCACCATTAGCTTGGTACCGAAAAACATCTTGTCAAATGTTTATTGCAGGTCTTCTATCTTTGAGTGCAATTGTCCTTGAGTTACACCACTTATATGCAAGCATGTGGGGCTACAAAATATGCACACTTACCAGCATTTTATTTATCACCTTCATCCTCGTCATTCTACTAACTTCAATGCTAAGTGTTGGCTTGACATATATTCAGCTTTCTGTGGAAGACCATGAATGGTGGTGGAG ATCGATGTTGTGTGGAGGCTCGCCGGCCATTTTTATGTTTGGCTATAGCATCTACTTCTATGCCAGGTCAAATATGAACAGTTTCATGCAGCTGTCCTTCTTTATTGGCTATAATGCTTGTATGTGCTATGCATTCTTCCTGATTCTGGGTACAATCAGTTTTCGTGCTTCGTTAATGTTTGTTCGTCGTATATACCAAGCTGTTAAAAGCGAATGA
- the LOC109021460 gene encoding 60S ribosomal protein L10a yields the protein MSKLQSDAVREAISTLFNGSKDKKRNFTETIELQIGLKNYDPQKDKRFSGSVKLPHIPRPKMKVCMLGDAQHVEEAEKIGLDYMDVEALKKLNKNKKLVKKLAKKYHAFLASEAVIKQIPRLLGPGLNKAGKFPTLVTHQESIESKVNETKAMVKFQLKKVLCMGVAVGNVAMEEKQVFQNVQMSVNFLVSLLKKNWQNVRSLSLKTTMGKPVRVY from the exons ATGAG TAAGCTTCAGAGTGATGCTGTAAGAGAGGCTATCTCGACTCTCTTTAACGGATCCAAAGATAAGAAGCGTAATTTCACTGAGACCATTGAACTCCAGATTGGGCTGAAAAATTATGATCCCCAGAAGGATAAGCGATTCAGTGGTTCTGTTAAGTTGCCACACATCCCTCGTCCCAAGATGAAAGTCTGCATGCTTGGAGATGCCCAACATGTTGAAGAG GCAGAGAAGATTGGTCTAGATTATATGGATGTGGAAGCACTGAAAAAGCTTAACAAAAACAAGAAGTTGGTTAAGAAACTTGCCAAGAAATACCATGCCTTTTTAGCATCAGAAGCTGTCATTAAGCAGATCCCTCGTCTTTTGGGCCCTGGCCTCAACAAGGCAG GCAAGTTCCCAACGCTTGTTACTCATCAAGAATCAATCGAGTCCAAAGTTAATGAGACGAAAGCTATGGTTAAGTTCCAATTGAAGAAGGTTCTTTGCATGGGAGTTGCTGTTGGGAATGTTGCAATGGAGGAGAAGCAGGTCTTCCAAAATGTTCAAATGAGtgttaattttcttgtttcattgTTGAAAAAGAACTGGCAAAAT GTGAGGAGTTTGTCGCTTAAGACTACCATGGGGAAGCCAGTACGCGTATACTGA
- the LOC109021457 gene encoding uncharacterized protein LOC109021457, protein METNSSSKEAPSMETNSEMEDTSSSTSQRSEANSGICPSHSSGDESATQEGQRIVGDRFQYSSETINRHVKTVMRALHQLERTVIRRTKTDGVHPYITKNPHNYPWFEKCLGAMDNTMIDAAAPSRLSNAYRNHRGRIAQNVLCLCDFNMKFTYVYTGWEGTAHDARVFLDALSRRYYYLVDFAFPCIEKFMPPYPRERYHQSDRYSGRQFRGYKDYFNFCHSSLHNIIERTFELLKNRFQILNAMPRYRPTRQGMLVTACCTLHNLIRTVTPNDEFIQAALALQFSEENTTGNSEVVDMSHESAEAMASQRDAIAILCGKVGLENERVEVYFKTVYGFVIFR, encoded by the exons ATGGAAACTAATAGTAGTTCGAAAGAAGCTCCATCAATGGAGACAAATAGCGAGATGGAGGATACATCCTCAAGTACTTCTCAGAGGAGCGAGGCGAACAGTGGAATCTGCCCATCTCATTCGAGTGGAGATGAATCCGCAACGCAGGAG GGTCAACGAATCGTTGGGGACCGATTCCAATATTCAAGTGAGACAATTAACCGCCATGTGAAGACGGTGATGCGGGCACTACATCAGCTTGAGAGGACTGTGATTAGGCGCACAAAGACAGATGGGGTCCATCCTTACATTACGAAGAACCCCCACAATTATCCATGGTTTGAG AAATGTCTTGGTGCAATGGACAACACCATGATTGACGCTGCTGCACCATCTAGGCTGAGTAACGCATATAGAAATCATCGTGGTCGAATCGCACAAAATGTACTATGCTTATGCGACTTCAATATGAAGTTCACATATGTATATACTGGCTGGGAGGGAACAGCACATGATGCAAGAGTATTCCTGGATGCCTTGAGTCGAC GTTATTATTACCTTGTCGATTTCGCATTCCCATGCATTGAGAAGTTTATGCCTCCATATCCACGAGAGAGGTATCATCAGTCTGATCGTTATAGCGGTCGTCAATTCCGAGGATATAAAGATTATTTCAACTTCTGCCATTCATCGCTGCACAACATTATTGAACGTACATTTGAGTTATTGAAAAACCGATTTCAAATATTGAATGCGATGCCTCGATATCGCCCTACACGGCAAGGAATGCTTGTTACTGCATGTTGTACGCTGCACAACCTTATTAGAACTGTAACGCCCAATGATGAGTTCATTCAGGCAGCACTGGCGCTTCAGTTTAGTGAAGAAAATACAACCGGGAACTCTGAAGTGGTTGACATGTCCCATGAGTCAGCCGAAGCTATGGCATCACAGAGAGATGCGATTGCGATCCTATGTGGGAAGGTAGGTTTGGAGAATGAACGTGTAGAAGTTTATTTCAAAACAGTTTATGgttttgtaatatttagataA
- the LOC109021459 gene encoding transmembrane 9 superfamily member 5 isoform X1, with protein sequence MRMIMSFHSKAISLSSISMSKLSQIKLLVILFAALSFTDRSATASPNHHQYNIGDLVPLYVNKVGPLNNPSETYYYYDLPFCRPDPVIQKKESFGEVLNGDRLTNALYELKFRENITGKTLCQKRLRVPEVAKFRDVVSEDFYFQMYFDDLPLWGFIGKVEEESEILGEEGPKYYLFKHVQFNALYNGDRVVEIRAFSDPNHVVEIKEDAEIDVTFTYSVIWNESAAKFENRMDKYTRTSSVPIIRQIHWLSFINSIVIIVLLMGLLALLLMRRLKNDMRKCADGDEEEEDKEVGWKYVHGDVFRRPPNLSLFCAVLGVGTQLLTLVFVLFLLAFLGVLYPYNRGALFTSLVLIYSLSSVVGGYVAASFHNQFAEAGWERSVRLVGILYLGPFVVTASILNTVAISYGATAALPFGTIILILLMCTCVAIPLLAFGGVIGYRFRSEFQAPCATKRFPREIPPLAWYRKTSCQMFIAGLLSLSAIVLELHHLYASMWGYKICTLTSILFITFILVILLTSMLSVGLTYIQLSVEDHEWWWRSMLCGGSPAIFMFGYSIYFYARSNMNSFMQLSFFIGYNACMCYAFFLILGTISFRASLMFVRRIYQAVKSE encoded by the exons ATGAGAATGATAATGTCATTTCACTCGaaagcaatctctctctcttctatatCTATGTCTAAACTCTCCCAAATCAAGCTCCTGGTGATCCTTTTCGCAGCACTAAGCTTCACAGACCGCTCCGCCACAGCTTCTCCGAATCACCATCAATACAATATAGGAGATCTTGTACCCTTATATGTCAACAAAGTGGGGCCCCTCAACAATCCTAG TGAGACCTACTACTACTATGACTTGCCATTCTGCCGCCCAG ATCCAGTAATCCAGAAGAAGGAATCCTTTGGTGAAGTCTTGAATGGTGATCGTTTGACCAATGctttatatgagttgaaattCCGGGAGAACATAACTGGGAAGACCCTTTGCCAGAAGAGGCTTAGAGTTCCTGAAGTTGCAAAGTTCAGGGATGTTGTCAGCGAAGATTTTTACTTCCAGATGTATTTTGATGATCTTCCATTGTGGGGGTTCATTGGGAAAGTTGAAGAGGAGAGTGAGATTCTGGGTGAGGAGGGCCCTAAGTATTATCTCTTTAAACATGTTCAGTTTAATGCTCTTTACAATGGGGACCGAGTTGTAGAAATACGCGCATTTAGTGATCCTAATCATGTTGTGGAGATAAAAGAAGATGCTGAAATTGATGTTACTTTCACTTATTCAGTTATTTGGAATGAGAGCGCAGCCAAGTTTGAGAACAGGATGGACAAATATACGAGGACTTCATCAGTGCCAATTATCCGCCAAATTCATTGGCTCTCATTCATTAATTCAATTGTTATTATTGTACTCTTGATGGGATTGCTTGCCTTGCTTTTAATGCGGCGTCTCAAGAATGATATGAGAAA GTGTGCCGATGgggacgaagaagaagaagataaggaGGTTGGTTGGAAATATGTTCATGGTGACGTCTTTAGACGTCCTCCCAATTTGTCCTTGTTTTGTGCTGTCTTGGGTGTGGGTACCCAGCTGCTAACCCT GGTTTTTGTCTTATTCTTATTGGCATTTCTTGGTGTCCTCTATCCTTACAATCGTGGAGCTTTGTTCACATCTCTCGTCTTGATATATTCACTTTCATCTGTGGTTGGTGGGTACGTTGCTGCTTCTTTCCACAATCAATTTGCTGAGGCTGGATGG GAAAGGAGTGTTCGTCTTGTTGGGATTCTGTATCTGGGTCCGTTTGTTGTGACAGCATCTATTCTTAATACAGTTGCCATATCTTATGGAGCCACAGCCGCACTTCCATTTGGCACCATTATATTGATTCTTCTTATGTGTACATGCGTTGCTATTCCATTACTTGCCTTCGGTGGGGTGATTGGATATCGTTTTAGATCTGAATTTCAAGCACCTTGTGCCACAAAGCGATTCCCCCGAGAGATTCCACCATTAGCTTGGTACCGAAAAACATCTTGTCAAATGTTTATTGCAGGTCTTCTATCTTTGAGTGCAATTGTCCTTGAGTTACACCACTTATATGCAAGCATGTGGGGCTACAAAATATGCACACTTACCAGCATTTTATTTATCACCTTCATCCTCGTCATTCTACTAACTTCAATGCTAAGTGTTGGCTTGACATATATTCAGCTTTCTGTGGAAGACCATGAATGGTGGTGGAG ATCGATGTTGTGTGGAGGCTCGCCGGCCATTTTTATGTTTGGCTATAGCATCTACTTCTATGCCAGGTCAAATATGAACAGTTTCATGCAGCTGTCCTTCTTTATTGGCTATAATGCTTGTATGTGCTATGCATTCTTCCTGATTCTGGGTACAATCAGTTTTCGTGCTTCGTTAATGTTTGTTCGTCGTATATACCAAGCTGTTAAAAGCGAATGA
- the LOC109021458 gene encoding peter Pan-like protein, which produces MARFKNKKKVIVKPVAKKKQPTVDHITGSKIPMSFVFSRGKLPGPLRQLQMDLRKLMLPYTALNLKEKKRNNLKDFLNVAGPMGVTHFLIISKTTTAPYLRVARTPQGPTLTFKIHEYSLAVDVIKSQLRPRCPQDLFKNAPLIVLSGFGTGDQHLKLTTIMFQNIFPAIDINTVKLSSCQRIVLLNYNKDTKLIDFRHYSIRLQPVGVSRRIRKFVQNHQVPDLRNLQDVSDFVTKAGYGSESEADDEAATVTLASDLGRVNRASTKSAVKLQEIGPRMTLQLIKIEEGLCSGGVIFSEYGSGDGKKKQDNEEDPEDQEDEDEDREDIVQDEEDHEENIVEDDDEDVD; this is translated from the exons AAGAAAAAGGTGATTGTGAAGCCGGTTGCAAAGAAGAAGCAACCTACTGTGGATCATATCACTGGCAGTAAGATTCCAATGAGCTTTGTGTTTTCAAGAGGGAAGTTGCCTGGTCCTCTCAGACAACTTCAAatggatttgagaaagttgatgCTTCCATATACTGCCCTCAATCTCAAG GAGAAGAAACGAAATAATCTCAAAGACTTTTTGAACGTTGCTGGTCCTATGGGCGTAACACATTTCCTCATAATCTCAAAAACTACAACAGCACCCTACTTGCGGGTAGCAAGGACCCCACAGGGCCCCACTCTTACATTTAAAATACATGAATACTCATTGGCTGTTGATGTCATTAAATCTCAACTGCGTCCTAGATGCCCTCAAGATCTTTTCAAAAATGCTCCTTTG ATTGTTCTTTCTGGTTTTGGTACTGGTGATCAGCACCTAAAGCTTACAACAATAATGTTTCAGAACATCTTTCCCGCCATTGATATAAACACA GTCAAGCTTTCATCTTGCCAGAGAATTGTGTTGCTTAATTACAACAAGGACACAAAGCTCATTGATTTTCGGCACTATTCCATAAGATTACAGCCTGTTGGTGTCTCCCGTAGAATTAGGAAGTTTGTGCAGAACCATCAAGTCCCCGATTTGAGGAATCTTCAAGACGTGAGTGACTTTGTCACAAA GGCTGGGTATGGATCAGAAAGTGAAGCAGATGATGAAGCAGCGACTGTGACTCTGGCTAGTGATCTTGGCAGAGTTAATCGGGCATCTACAAAAAGTGCTGTCAAGCTTCAAGAGATTGGACCCAGAATGACGCTTCAACTCATCAAGATTGAGGAAGGATTGTGTTCTGGTGGAGTCATCTTCAGTGAATATG GAAGTGGTGATGGCAAGAAAAAGCAGGACAACGAGGAAGATCCTGAAGACCAGGAAGACGAGGATGAAGATCGGGAAGATATTGTCCAAGATGAGGAAGATCATGAGGAAAATAttgttgaagatgatgatgaagatgtagACTAG